A genome region from Triticum aestivum cultivar Chinese Spring chromosome 2B, IWGSC CS RefSeq v2.1, whole genome shotgun sequence includes the following:
- the LOC123041819 gene encoding aquaporin TIP2-3 encodes MVKLAFGSFGDSFSGTSVRSYVAEFIATLLFVFAGVGSAISYGQLTQGGALDPAGLVAIAIAHAFALFVGVAMAANISGGHLNPAVTFGLAVGGHVTILTGLFYWVAQLLGATVACLLLQFVTNGQPMPTHAVSGISEVEGVVMEIVITFALVYTVYATAADPKKGSLGTIAPMAIGFIVGANILAAGPFSGGSMNPARSFGPAVAAGNFSGHWVYWVGPLIGGGLAGLVYGDVFIASYQPVGHQDYP; translated from the exons ATGGTGAAGCTTGCATTCGGAAGCTTCGGCGACTCGTTCAGCGGCACGTCCGTCAGATCCTATGTCGCGGAGTTCATCGCCACCCTCCTCTTCGTGTTCGCCGGCGTCGGGTCCGCCATTTCCTACG GGCAACTAACGCAGGGTGGCGCGCTAGACCCGGCTGGCCTTGTGGCAATCGCCATCGCCCATGCCTTCGCCCTCTTCGTCGGTGTGGCGATGGCTGCCAACATCTCCGGCGGCCACCTGAACCCCGCCGTCACGTTCGGCCTCGCCGTCGGCGGCCACGTCACCATCCTCACCGGGCTCTTCTACTGGGTCGCCCAGCTGCTCGGCGCCACCGTGGCATGCCTCCTCCTGCAGTTTGTCACCAACGGCCAG CCTATGCCGACGCACGCCGTGTCCGGGATCAGCGAGGTCGAGGGCGTGGTGATGGAGATCGTAATCACCTTCGCGCTGGTGTACACGGTGTACGCCACGGCGGCCGACCCCAAGAAGGGCTCCCTCGGCACCATCGCGCCCATGGCGATCGGCTTCATCGTCGGCGCCAACATCCTCGCCGCCGGGCCCTTCAGCGGCGGCTCCATGAACCCGGCGCGCTCCTTCGGCCCGGCCGTGGCGGCCGGCAACTTCTCCGGCCACTGGGTGTACTGGGTCGGGCCACTCATCGGCGGCGGCCTCGCCGGGCTCGTCTACGGCGACGTGTTCATCGCCTCCTACCAGCCGGTCGGCCACCAGGACTACCCGTGA
- the LOC123041820 gene encoding probable aquaporin TIP5-1, which yields MASNLSMHLKHCFSPPSLRSYFAEFISTFLFVFTAVGSAISARMLTPDVTSDASSLVATAVAQSFGLFAAVFIAADVSGGHVNPVVTFAFAIGGHIGVPTAIFYWTCQLLGSTLACLVLHFLSAGQAVPTTRIAVEMTGFGASIMEGVMTFLLV from the exons ATGGCGTCCAACCTCAGCATGCACTTGAAGCACTGCTTCTCGCCGCCGTCCCTCCGGTCCTACTTCGCCGAGTTCATCTCCACCTTCCTCTTCGTGTTCACCGCCGTCGGCTCCGCCATCTCTGCCA GGATGCTCACGCCCGACGTCACGTCCGACGCCTCGTCCCTGGTGGCCACCGCCGTCGCGCAGTCGTTCGGGCTCTTCGCCGCGGTGTTCATCGCCGCCGACGTCTCCGGCGGCCACGTCAACCCGGTCGTGACGTTCGCCTTCGCCATCGGCGGCCACATCGGTGTCCCGACCGCCATCTTCTACTGGACGTGCCAACTGCTCGGCTCCACGCTCGCCTGCCTCGTCCTCCACTTCCTCTCCGCCGGCCAG GCCGTGCCGACGACGAGGATCGCGGTGGAGATGACCGGGTTCGGCGCGTCGATCATGGAGGGGGTGATGACGTTCTTGCTCGTGTAA